One window of Botrimarina mediterranea genomic DNA carries:
- a CDS encoding rhamnogalacturonan lyase family protein yields the protein MERSRKARLARLLSFDALEPRAMLAVTTLVAAADSFTAAGVGAGSAPVLDALDANGSGDRAVYVRFDLSTVDLSEVTSATFKLFKTGGTRNDTIVTERFDVYGLLPLAGNTPQNWNEATLAEGGVGAEYTNTSGNGPDVSRLFSLDAEAGAAVTETVINADGAAQSITGPDLLAFLQARKADSGLATFVTYVDAGAVRGWGYSSREATDVAVRPVLELDGAVVVDPVDPEDSYPEDPVAFPRQVERLDRGVVAVRPAEGSAYIGWRLLGDDPTDVAFNVYRASGGGEPEKINRAPVTQTTDFRDNSATAGVEHTYFVRAVVDGEELAASESYTLDAATPVQQHLDIPLQIPPDGMTPSGDTYSYNANDASVGDLDGDGQYEIILKWDPSNAKDNSQSGYTGNVYVDAYTLEGELLWRIDLGRNIRAGAHYTQLAVYDFDGDGRSEVILKTAPGTIDGEGNPVLMRGYTADADYRNASGYVITGPEFLTVFDGQTGGALSTIHFEPARGSASQWGDSYGNRVDRFTVGVAYLDGERPSLIFGRGYYGPQGGFQARNEVAAYDFRDGQLTERWIFKAATNGPNPEYIGEGAHSLTIGDVDGDGYDEVVYGASAIDHDGTGLYATGLGHGDALHMSDMDPTRPGLEVFMVHESRGAYESNGRDAGGELRDAMTGELLFQIPSNDDVGRGVAMDIDPNHLGYEFWATTNEGTRMIYNVSGEALYPASGGIPYNFGVWWDADLSRELLDGTTISKWNSPGRTSLVSSNSNGINDSSGLSSNNGSKSTPTLSGDLFGDWREEVIWRRSDNSALEIWTTTISATSRLTTLMHDTQYRVAIAWQNGAYNQPPHPSFYLGTGMETPPRPLLYFGGELRGDFNADGAVNAADYTVWRDNLGSTTNLAADADRNGVVEEADRSIWLANYGAVAAAPATEEATAPAAMVSRPTVVDSVGDELTPPPFAFVIDSGLDTTAEARPVYRPATRVASPGQLDQRDLLLVRQSYFEGASDLTERDSKIASSTGADVEAPADFDGAFERLGRPFDE from the coding sequence ATGGAACGCTCCCGCAAAGCCCGGCTCGCTCGCCTCCTGTCGTTCGACGCCCTCGAGCCCCGCGCGATGCTCGCCGTGACGACCCTGGTCGCCGCGGCCGACAGCTTCACCGCCGCGGGCGTCGGCGCCGGTTCAGCGCCGGTGCTCGACGCGCTCGACGCCAACGGCTCCGGCGACCGCGCTGTCTACGTCCGCTTCGACCTTTCGACGGTGGACCTCTCGGAGGTCACCTCCGCCACGTTCAAACTCTTCAAGACGGGCGGAACACGCAACGACACGATCGTCACCGAACGGTTCGACGTCTACGGTCTCTTGCCGCTGGCGGGCAACACGCCACAGAACTGGAACGAGGCGACGCTCGCCGAAGGGGGCGTCGGCGCCGAGTACACGAACACGTCGGGCAACGGCCCCGACGTTTCGCGGCTGTTCAGTCTCGACGCCGAGGCGGGCGCCGCGGTGACGGAGACCGTGATCAACGCCGACGGCGCCGCGCAGTCGATCACCGGCCCGGACCTGCTCGCCTTCCTCCAAGCACGCAAAGCCGACAGCGGGTTGGCGACGTTCGTGACTTATGTCGACGCCGGAGCGGTGCGGGGCTGGGGATACTCGTCGCGCGAAGCGACAGACGTCGCGGTGCGGCCCGTGTTGGAACTCGATGGGGCAGTGGTCGTTGACCCGGTCGATCCGGAAGACTCGTACCCCGAGGACCCGGTCGCTTTCCCCCGCCAGGTCGAGAGGCTCGATCGCGGCGTCGTGGCGGTGCGCCCGGCAGAAGGATCGGCTTACATCGGCTGGCGTTTGTTGGGAGACGACCCGACGGACGTGGCGTTCAACGTGTACCGTGCTTCGGGCGGCGGAGAGCCGGAGAAGATCAATCGGGCGCCGGTGACGCAGACGACCGACTTTCGCGACAACTCGGCGACCGCGGGCGTCGAGCACACGTATTTCGTGCGCGCCGTCGTCGATGGCGAAGAGCTAGCGGCGAGCGAGTCGTACACGCTCGACGCCGCCACGCCGGTGCAGCAGCACCTCGACATCCCGTTGCAAATCCCGCCCGACGGCATGACGCCCAGCGGGGATACGTACTCGTACAACGCGAACGACGCGTCGGTCGGCGATCTCGACGGCGACGGCCAGTACGAGATCATCCTCAAGTGGGACCCCTCCAACGCGAAGGACAATTCGCAGTCGGGCTACACGGGTAACGTCTATGTCGACGCCTACACGCTCGAGGGCGAGCTGCTTTGGAGGATCGACCTCGGTCGCAACATCCGCGCCGGCGCCCATTACACACAGCTGGCCGTCTACGACTTCGACGGCGACGGCCGCTCCGAGGTCATCCTCAAGACCGCGCCCGGCACGATCGATGGCGAGGGCAACCCGGTCCTCATGCGGGGCTACACCGCCGACGCCGACTATCGCAACGCCAGTGGCTATGTCATCACGGGCCCCGAGTTCCTGACGGTCTTCGACGGCCAGACAGGCGGCGCTCTCTCAACGATCCACTTCGAACCGGCCCGCGGCTCGGCGTCGCAGTGGGGGGACTCGTACGGTAACCGCGTCGATCGCTTCACGGTTGGTGTGGCGTACCTCGACGGTGAGCGTCCGAGCCTGATCTTCGGCCGTGGCTACTACGGCCCGCAGGGCGGCTTCCAGGCGCGCAACGAGGTGGCGGCTTACGACTTCCGCGACGGTCAGCTGACCGAGCGCTGGATATTCAAAGCGGCGACTAACGGGCCGAACCCGGAGTACATCGGCGAAGGCGCCCACTCGCTGACGATCGGTGACGTTGACGGCGACGGCTACGACGAGGTCGTTTACGGCGCGTCGGCCATCGATCACGACGGGACCGGTCTTTACGCCACGGGCCTCGGCCACGGCGACGCGCTGCACATGTCCGACATGGACCCAACCAGGCCGGGCCTTGAGGTCTTCATGGTCCACGAGTCTCGTGGCGCCTATGAGAGTAACGGCCGCGACGCGGGCGGCGAGTTGCGCGACGCGATGACGGGCGAGCTGTTGTTCCAGATCCCCTCGAACGACGACGTGGGCCGCGGCGTCGCGATGGACATCGACCCGAATCACCTCGGCTATGAGTTCTGGGCGACGACCAACGAGGGGACGCGGATGATTTACAACGTCTCGGGCGAGGCGTTGTACCCGGCTTCCGGCGGCATCCCTTACAACTTCGGCGTCTGGTGGGACGCCGACCTGTCGCGCGAGCTCCTCGACGGGACAACCATTTCGAAGTGGAATAGCCCCGGCCGTACGAGCCTCGTCTCCTCCAATAGCAACGGCATCAACGACAGCTCCGGCTTGTCGTCGAACAACGGCAGCAAGAGCACGCCGACGCTGAGCGGCGACCTCTTCGGCGACTGGCGCGAAGAGGTCATCTGGCGCCGCAGCGATAACTCGGCGCTCGAAATCTGGACGACCACCATCTCCGCCACGTCTCGGCTGACGACGCTCATGCACGACACGCAGTACCGTGTCGCCATCGCCTGGCAGAACGGCGCCTACAACCAGCCGCCGCACCCGAGCTTCTACCTCGGAACCGGCATGGAGACGCCGCCGCGGCCACTGCTGTACTTCGGCGGTGAGTTGCGCGGCGATTTCAACGCCGACGGCGCCGTCAATGCCGCGGACTACACCGTTTGGCGTGACAACCTGGGGAGCACCACCAACCTCGCCGCCGACGCCGACCGCAACGGCGTGGTGGAAGAGGCCGACCGCTCGATCTGGCTAGCCAACTACGGCGCCGTCGCAGCGGCGCCGGCGACCGAAGAGGCGACGGCGCCGGCGGCGATGGTCAGCCGCCCGACGGTTGTCGATTCGGTGGGCGATGAGTTGACACCTCCCCCCTTCGCCTTCGTCATCGATTCGGGACTCGATACAACCGCGGAAGCCCGGCCGGTCTATCGACCGGCGACACGTGTCGCATCGCCAGGGCAGCTCGACCAACGGGACTTGCTGCTCGTCAGGCAGTCGTACTTCGAGGGAGCCAGCGACCTTACGGAGCGTGATTCAAAGATTGCAAGCTCAACAGGCGCCGACGTCGAGGCGCCGGCCGACTTTGACGGCGCGTTCGAGCGACTGGGGCGCCCTTTCGACGAGTGA
- a CDS encoding sulfatase: MRRLLLIAFVVGAPIAKAAERSGERMNVLFIIADDLRTELGCYGSEIAQTPCLDRFADRGVRFDRAYCQFPLCNPSRSSMLTGRRPTEVGVLGNRTWFGATCSDAVSLPKHFRHHGYRTLRSGKVFHGGIDDTAAWDEGGEERYFGEGATAQPPDESVRGPDGRLLGKDERSDRIVVLPGDGSQTREHRIADRAIAYLREASEHDADEPFLLMCGFNKPHSPLEAPQAYFDRFDLDSIPLPSDYEPRPTVPEGFPAGSIRRSNADLFIGRDSTPEAAREMIRAYLASSAWMDYNAGRVLDALEESGLAESTIVVFWGDHGYQLGEKGKWSKAGSLWEQGLRVPTILYDPRAAGNGRACPRVVQTLDFYATLCDLCELPTPDGVEGRSLAPFLDDPDTPSEEPAYSVWSEDGKHVTGVALRTEHWRYAEFFGRGAGKMLTDPVADPAETVNLANDPAHAELVARFSRMARDYATWWLPAEAAP, translated from the coding sequence ATGCGCCGGCTTCTTCTGATTGCCTTCGTCGTGGGCGCCCCGATCGCAAAGGCGGCTGAGAGGTCGGGGGAGCGGATGAACGTCTTGTTCATCATCGCCGACGATCTCCGCACCGAGCTCGGTTGCTACGGCAGCGAGATCGCCCAGACGCCGTGCCTCGACCGATTTGCGGACCGCGGCGTTCGTTTCGATCGGGCCTACTGCCAGTTCCCGCTCTGCAACCCATCACGCAGCTCGATGCTCACGGGGCGACGGCCAACCGAGGTCGGCGTCTTGGGGAATCGCACCTGGTTCGGCGCCACTTGTTCTGACGCGGTCAGTCTCCCGAAGCACTTCCGCCATCATGGCTATCGCACGCTGCGGAGCGGCAAGGTCTTCCACGGCGGCATCGACGACACGGCCGCCTGGGACGAGGGGGGCGAAGAACGCTACTTCGGTGAAGGCGCGACCGCCCAGCCGCCCGATGAGAGCGTACGCGGCCCCGATGGCAGGCTGCTCGGTAAGGACGAGCGGTCGGACCGGATCGTTGTGCTTCCCGGTGACGGTTCACAGACCCGCGAGCACCGCATCGCTGACCGCGCGATCGCCTACCTCCGTGAAGCAAGCGAGCACGACGCCGACGAGCCATTCCTGCTGATGTGCGGCTTCAATAAGCCACACAGCCCCTTGGAGGCGCCGCAGGCGTACTTCGATCGTTTTGACCTGGATTCGATCCCGCTGCCGAGCGACTACGAGCCGCGGCCGACCGTGCCGGAGGGATTCCCGGCGGGTTCGATCCGCCGCAGCAACGCCGACCTCTTCATTGGCCGTGACTCGACGCCCGAGGCGGCGCGCGAAATGATCCGCGCGTACCTCGCTTCGTCGGCATGGATGGATTACAACGCGGGCCGAGTGCTCGACGCGTTGGAAGAATCGGGGTTGGCGGAGTCAACGATCGTCGTCTTCTGGGGCGACCACGGCTACCAACTCGGCGAGAAGGGCAAGTGGTCGAAGGCCGGCTCGCTATGGGAGCAGGGGCTCCGTGTGCCGACGATCCTTTACGACCCCCGCGCCGCCGGCAACGGCCGCGCCTGCCCGCGCGTTGTGCAGACGCTCGACTTCTATGCGACGCTCTGCGACCTGTGTGAGTTGCCGACGCCCGACGGCGTCGAAGGCCGCAGCCTCGCGCCGTTCCTCGACGATCCCGACACGCCGTCCGAGGAGCCCGCTTACTCGGTGTGGAGCGAAGACGGCAAGCACGTCACCGGCGTCGCCCTACGGACCGAGCACTGGCGCTACGCCGAGTTCTTCGGTCGTGGCGCCGGGAAGATGCTGACCGACCCCGTCGCCGACCCCGCCGAAACCGTCAACCTGGCGAACGACCCGGCTCACGCCGAGCTCGTCGCTCGGTTTTCACGAATGGCGCGCGACTACGCGACTTGGTGGCTGCCCGCCGAAGCGGCGCCGTGA
- a CDS encoding HAD-IIA family hydrolase, with protein MSIDWSTVRYVVFDMDGTIYLGDKLFAETPPCLATLEQLGVGYTFITNNCSKSRAEYRQHLLKMGLDVAADSVTTSAQATASLLRARCPGKSKLFVLGAPGLVDDLQAEGFVIDESDPEVVVVGFDLELDYQRLCRTAYQIKQGLPYLATHPDRVCPTNLPTMLPDCGAICALLESATGRQPDAIAGKPNPSMLGFTIEKHGLEPHEIVVVGDRIYTDIALAKAAGARSVLTLTGEATMESLVEIPPAAYPDAVINSLSELPSLLRA; from the coding sequence ATGTCTATCGATTGGTCCACGGTCCGCTACGTCGTCTTCGATATGGACGGCACGATCTATCTCGGCGACAAGCTCTTCGCCGAAACACCGCCTTGCCTAGCGACGCTTGAGCAACTCGGCGTCGGCTACACGTTCATCACCAACAACTGCTCGAAGAGCCGCGCGGAGTACCGCCAGCACCTGCTGAAGATGGGCCTCGATGTGGCGGCCGACTCGGTGACGACCTCGGCGCAAGCGACCGCGAGCCTGTTGCGAGCCCGTTGTCCCGGAAAGTCCAAGCTCTTCGTCCTCGGCGCGCCGGGCCTTGTCGATGACTTGCAGGCGGAAGGGTTCGTCATCGACGAGAGCGATCCGGAAGTGGTGGTCGTCGGCTTCGATCTGGAACTCGACTACCAGCGGCTTTGCCGAACGGCTTACCAGATCAAGCAAGGCCTCCCGTATCTGGCGACGCACCCCGACCGCGTCTGCCCCACGAATCTGCCGACGATGCTGCCGGACTGCGGGGCCATTTGTGCGCTGCTCGAATCGGCGACGGGCCGCCAGCCCGACGCCATCGCCGGCAAGCCCAACCCTTCGATGCTCGGCTTCACAATCGAGAAGCACGGCCTCGAGCCGCACGAGATCGTGGTCGTTGGCGATCGCATCTACACGGACATCGCGCTCGCGAAGGCCGCCGGCGCGCGGAGCGTCCTGACACTCACCGGCGAGGCCACGATGGAGAGCCTCGTCGAAATCCCGCCCGCGGCTTACCCCGACGCCGTGATCAACAGCCTGAGCGAACTGCCGTCGCTGCTGCGTGCGTAG
- a CDS encoding MFS transporter has product MTGLATDDDTPAHRYWRRRILITTIIGYALYYFVRKNLSVAMPVMESQLGVSKSDLGLFLTLHGLLYGVSKFANGVIGDRVNARWFMAAGLAICAVINIAFGLASSVVAFGVLWMANGWFQGIGFPPCARLMTHWFPPHRLATMMSVWNSSHSLGAGAVVILCGYLAPIDWRLCFFVPAGIALLGAGALAIFLRDTPESLGLAPVQGTLVTTADASEPVLSVLRSMVLSNPSIWLLAIANFFVYAVRYGILDWGPTFLKQARGVELTSAGWMIAAFEAAGILGMLSSGWITDRFFAGRGARACLVYMTCCTAALAAFWLLPDSSTTVCTALLVIAGFFIYGPQCLVGICVANLATKRAAASAVGLTGLFGYLSTVLSGVGIGWLVERHGWDAGFAMFFNCGVVGALLFALCWRAKAHGY; this is encoded by the coding sequence GTGACAGGTCTAGCCACCGACGACGATACGCCGGCGCACCGCTACTGGCGGCGGCGGATCCTGATCACGACGATCATCGGCTACGCGCTCTATTACTTCGTGCGCAAGAATCTCAGCGTCGCGATGCCCGTGATGGAGAGCCAGCTCGGCGTCAGCAAGAGCGACCTCGGCCTCTTCCTGACGTTGCACGGCTTGCTCTACGGCGTGTCGAAGTTCGCGAACGGCGTCATCGGCGACCGTGTCAACGCGCGGTGGTTCATGGCGGCGGGACTGGCGATCTGCGCTGTGATCAACATTGCCTTCGGTCTCGCTTCATCGGTGGTCGCCTTCGGCGTGCTGTGGATGGCGAACGGCTGGTTCCAGGGGATCGGCTTCCCGCCGTGCGCCCGGCTGATGACGCACTGGTTCCCGCCGCACCGGTTGGCGACGATGATGTCGGTGTGGAACAGCTCGCACTCGCTCGGCGCCGGCGCGGTGGTCATCCTCTGCGGCTACCTGGCGCCGATCGACTGGCGGCTTTGCTTCTTTGTGCCCGCCGGCATCGCGCTCCTCGGCGCCGGGGCCTTGGCGATCTTCCTGCGCGACACGCCCGAGTCGCTCGGGCTCGCGCCGGTCCAAGGGACTCTGGTCACGACGGCTGACGCCAGCGAGCCCGTCCTCTCGGTGCTGCGTTCGATGGTGCTCTCGAACCCGTCGATCTGGCTGCTCGCTATCGCCAACTTCTTTGTCTACGCGGTCCGCTACGGCATCCTCGACTGGGGGCCGACCTTCCTCAAGCAGGCCCGCGGCGTTGAGCTCACATCGGCGGGTTGGATGATCGCGGCGTTCGAGGCGGCCGGCATCCTGGGGATGCTCTCGAGCGGTTGGATCACCGACCGATTCTTTGCCGGCCGCGGCGCCCGCGCGTGCCTGGTCTACATGACCTGCTGCACCGCGGCGTTGGCGGCGTTTTGGTTGTTGCCGGATTCCTCGACGACTGTCTGCACCGCCTTGTTGGTTATCGCCGGCTTCTTTATCTACGGGCCGCAGTGTTTGGTTGGCATCTGCGTCGCGAACCTCGCGACCAAACGCGCCGCCGCCTCCGCGGTTGGCCTGACCGGCCTCTTTGGTTACCTCAGCACCGTCCTCTCGGGCGTCGGCATCGGCTGGTTGGTCGAGCGGCACGGCTGGGACGCGGGCTTTGCGATGTTCTTTAACTGCGGCGTCGTTGGCGCCCTGCTCTTTGCACTCTGTTGGCGGGCGAAGGCCCACGGTTACTGA